From the genome of Allorhodopirellula heiligendammensis:
AGTCTCGAAATCATGGTTAGCGAAACACGTCGAGCCATGCGATGTGGAGCGGTTAATTTTTCGCACGTCTGGTTGGGTGCTCGCGAATTCGCTTCCACGAGTACCGATCGAGACTCAGAATCCCAACACGAATCGCCTTGTTGGCAGTCGGCTGCCTGAATTGTGCAATCGCGGTCGCGTTAATCGTGACCTTCATCAAACTGAAATCCACAACTGCCCGAATGAACAAGCGAATCCGGAAGAAACGCCGAATTGGAGAATTCCGTGAGGACTGCTTTGACTTGCAGTTCCGCATCGACGCATCAATCTCCCTTCAGGACGTCGATAAGCTGACCGACAACTTCATCGCGATGATCGAGCAGAACCAACTGCAATTTGGCGGCGGCGGGCAGTACGATTGGTCTGGCGTCGTTCAAGGTCCGTGGCGTGGTAGCGTAACACAGGAAGATCGGGAAGCGGTGCTCGACTGACGGGGCGTCAAGAACCCAACATCATCTCGCATTCCTTCCACGATGCTCAGGGCCAGAGTATCAGACTGCAATGCGTCGCGTGAAAGTGACGTCCATCCCTGACTTAGTTCCAAAAGTGAACGCCCCCTCTGTTCCGTTAATTGACTGTGTCTAGAGAGGATTCCAGTCGATCGAGCGCTCCATTGTCCAACTTCGCAATCAGACGAAACAGATTCGGTCGCTGCCGAATCCGTTTACGGATCGCCGGCGGAACTTTGTCGGCGAGAAGAAGCAATTCGTCCTCGTCCGCCTTCAGTTCATCCGCCAACTTGTGGATAAATTTGGCCGACGGGTAATCGCCAAAGTGCAGCTTGCCGTTCTCGACCTTGCTGATGTAGGACACGCTGACGTTCATACGAGAAGCCAATTCCGTTTGGGTCAGGGAACGAAGTGAACGCCATTGCCTGACGCGCTGGCCAAAGCTTGCGTCGACGTCGTCGGCCCGGTTCTTCGTCGCGAGTTTGCTTGGAGTCATAGTTCTGTCCACGATCTTCAAGATCACGGGTTAGGTCCGTCAAAAGCATGGGCTGGTTGTGACCCCCATGTGAGGAGCTTATGCTGCTGGCACTTCCCGGTCAAACCGGGAATGCAATGTTTCGCGTGCGAAGGAAATTTGCAGCCATGGAGCTGATCGACAACATCAACACGCTGCTGGGCGACGACCTGCGCCGGACGATCCGTCCCGGCGCCAAGCTGCGCATTGCCGCCTCATGTTTCTCGATCTATGCCTTCGAGGCACTTCGCGCCGAACTGGAAAAGGTGGATTCACTGCAGTTCATCTTCACCTCGCCGACGTTTCTGCCCCACGACGTCACCGACAGTGGCAAAAAGGTGGCCAGGGAGTATTACATCCCCAAAGCCGAACGCGAACGCAGCGTGCACGGCACCGAGTTTGAGATCCAGCTCAAAAACAAACTCACCCAGCGAGCGATCGCCAAAGAATGCGCAGAGTGGATGCGACGGAAGGCACAGTTCCGATCCAACCGCACCAAAGCCCCTATGCAGCAGTTTGCCTGCGTCAGCGGCGGTGGCGCCAGCCGCAAGCTCGCGGAACAGGCCGGAGACGTGAACGCCACTGACGCCGTCTACATGCCGCTGCACGGCTTCACCGCCGTCGACCTGGGGTACCAGAAAGGCGACGCGGTCTCGAACTTTGTCAACAAAGGTGAAGAAGCGTCGTTTACCCAGACGTTCATCGGACTGTTCGACCAGATCTGGGACGACTCCGAGCGGATTGAGGAGGTCACCGATCGACTGTGCGCGCATATCGCCTCGATCTACCAGGAAAACGCCCCGGAACGCATCTACTTCCAGATGCTGTACAACATTTTCAACGAGTTCCTCGAAGACGTCTCCGGCGACACGCTGCCCAATGACATGACGGGTTATCTCGACACGTTGGTCTGGAAAAAGCTGTTCAACTTCCAGCACGACGCCGCCACCGGCATCATCAACAAACTCGAGACCTTCAACGGTTGCATCCTCGCTGACAGCGTTGGCCTGGGGAAAACCTTCACGGCACTCGCGGTCATCAAATACTACGAGCTTCGCAACCGCAGTGTGCTCGTTTTGTGCCCGAAAAAGCTATCGGACAACTGGCTGACGTTCAACCGTAACGTCAAAACCAACCTCTTCGCAAGAGACCGCTTCAACTACGACGTGCTGTGTCATACCGACCTGGGGCGAACACGTGGTGAGTCGTTTGGCACACGGCTCGATCAAGTCAACTGGGGCAACTACGACCTCGTCGTCATCGATGAGTCTCACAACTTCCGCAACGCGGAGGCGTTCGCTGAGAAGGAGACCCGTTACGAGAAACTAATGAATGCCGTTATCCGTGCGGGTGTGCAAACCAAGGTACTGATGCTGTCGGCGACGCCCGTCAACAACCGCTTCAACGATTTGAAAAACCAGCTTGCACTGGCCTACGAAGGTGACACCGACGCGATCAACCGCAAGCTGGACACGTCGCGCGACATCGGTGAGATCTTCCGGCGTGCCCAGCAGGCTTTCAACGCGTGGACCAAGCTGCCCGCAGACCAGCGGACTAGCGACGCCATTCTGAAAAGCCTCGATTTCGACTTTTTCAAACTCCTCGACAGCGTCACCATCGCTCGTTCCCGCCGGCACATCCAGACCTTTTACGACACCGCGGAAGTCGGCACGTTCCCCACGCGGTTGCCGCCGCAATCCTATCGCTGCCCCCTGACACATCGCGGCGACGTTCCCAACCTCAACGAAATTTACAACAGCCTCTCGTCACTGTCCCTGGCCGTATACGCCCCCGTTGCCTACATCCATCCCAGCCGGCTGGCGTTCTACGCTGCTCAGTACGACGTCGATACGCCGACGGGCAACAAGTTTCGTCAGATCGACCGCGAGCGCAGCCTGCAGAACCTGATGACCGTCAATCTGCTCAAGCGTCTTGAAAGCAGCATTGAGGCGTTCCGCATCACACTGTCCAAGCTGCAACGCAACCATCGCGGGCTGCTGGCCAAGATTGACGAGTTCCAGCGTACCGGTAAGTCCATGCAAGTCGCCGATGCAGGTGCCCGCTACGGCATTGGCGAATATGACGAAGACGAAGTGCTTGACCCAGACGCCGTCACCACCGGCAAAGTGCAGATCCGCCTCGAAGACATGGACCTGCCCTCCTGGCAGGCCGACCTGCAGCATGACCTGGACGTCATCGATAAACTTTTACGCGAAATGCAAAAGGTCACACCCAAGGAGGATGCCAAGCTGCAGCACCTGCTCGGTTACCTGAAAGAAAAATTCGCATCACCGATCAATCCTGGTAACCGCAAGGTGCTGATCTTCACCGCCTTCGCAGACACATCCGAGTATCTTTACGAGCATGTCGCACCCGCCGTCGCTGCGTACGCCGACGCTGCCGCCGGAACGATCGATCACAGCGGCGGCCACACTGCCACCGTCTCAGGCACGTTCCCGGCCCGCAGCACTATCGTGGACGACGGAGGCCGCCCACGTCGCTACGACTTCCAATCAATCCTGACGCTGTTCTCGCCACGTGCGAAAGAAAAATCGCTGATCATGCCCGACGAGTCAGCTGAGATCGATGTGTTGATCGGCACCGATTGCATCTCCGAAGGGCAAAACCTGCAGGATTGCGACTGCGTGATTAACTACGACATCCACTGGAACCCTGTCCGCATCATTCAGCGGTTCGGGCGTGTCGACCGCATCGGATCGCCCAATTCCTGCATCCAGTTAGTCAACTACTGGCCTGACATCACGCTGGACGATTACATTAACCTCAAAGAACGCGTCGAAAATCGGATGGTGATCGCCGACATGACCGCCACCGGCGATGACAACGTTCTGCTGGATGGTAACGCAGAGAATAGCGAAGTCGCCTACCGCAAAGAGCAGCTCCGGCGACTGCAGGATGAGGTCATCGAGATGGAAGACGTGAAAACGGGCGTGTCCATCACCGACCTGGGCCTCAACGATTTCCGCATGGACTTGCTCGCGTACGTCAAGGAAAAGGGTGACCTCGCCAATGTTCCCAACGGCATGCACAGCGTCGTGCCCGCAGACCCCTCGCGAGGCCTCCACCCCGGTGTGATCTTCACGCTCCGCAATCGCGACCCCAGCGTCAACGTGGGCGGACACAATCGTCTACACCCCTATTACGTCGTTTACGTCGCTCGGGATGGCAGTGTCGTAATCGATCATACGGAAGTTAAACGGTTGCTGGACCTTATTCGGTCCGCCTGCAAGGGGCGGTCAGAACACGTCGAAGAGGTGTGCAAACCGTTTAATGACGCGACCGATGACGGACGCGACATGAAGGTCTACAGCGACCTGCTCGATATCGCCATCGGCAGCATCATCGACCGCAAGGCGGAATCGGACGTCGACAGTCTGTTCTCCGGCGGCCCCACGTCGGCACTCGAAGGAGACATCAAAGGACTCGATGACTTCGAGCTCATCGCCTTCTTGGTGATCTTTGAATAGGGAATTTTGAATGGTAAATGGTGAATTGCTGTGACCGACGTGGATATTGACCGTCGCACGTACGCATTTGCGTGCCGTGTTGTCAAACTATGTCGCGAGATGGACAGGGACCCGGGTATTTCTCGGACGCTTGCCAATCAACTACTTCGCTCGGGCACGTCGGTGGGGGCGAATGTTGAGGAGGCCCAGGCCGGGCAGAGCAAAAACGACTTTATCGCAAAAATGTATATCGCTTGCAAAGAAGCTCGGGAAACCCATTATTGGCTGCGTCTTCTCGCCGACACAGCAACCGTAACCCCAGAAAGACTCACGGACTTGACCGAGGAAAGCCGTCAACTGGTCGCGATACTCACCTCGATCGTCAAGAAGGCACGAGGCTAATGCACCCCACCAATTCACCATTTAATATTCAGCATTCACTATTTGCCTTTCCAAACGCCGCTGCTTTTGGAAAGGTACTCAACAAGGAGCGTTTCTACGCTGGCGCCAGGAACAATCGGAAACTCAAGCAGTTGTTCACCAGCCAGGTCGCACGCGTCACGTGGATGTACAAACTCGCTCCGCTAACCGTCAATCTGCCTGCGACCACGGATGTGCCCGAGATCGAGGTCATCAAAATCGAATGCACCGGCAGTGAACTGGATCCAGCCGTGTTGCTGGCGATCGACAAAGTGATCCCTAACCCGACGATTCACGAGCTTCACGCTGGCG
Proteins encoded in this window:
- a CDS encoding 50S ribosome-binding protein YggL, giving the protein MNKRIRKKRRIGEFREDCFDLQFRIDASISLQDVDKLTDNFIAMIEQNQLQFGGGGQYDWSGVVQGPWRGSVTQEDREAVLD
- a CDS encoding helix-turn-helix domain-containing protein, translated to MTPSKLATKNRADDVDASFGQRVRQWRSLRSLTQTELASRMNVSVSYISKVENGKLHFGDYPSAKFIHKLADELKADEDELLLLADKVPPAIRKRIRQRPNLFRLIAKLDNGALDRLESSLDTVN
- a CDS encoding helicase-related protein, translating into MELIDNINTLLGDDLRRTIRPGAKLRIAASCFSIYAFEALRAELEKVDSLQFIFTSPTFLPHDVTDSGKKVAREYYIPKAERERSVHGTEFEIQLKNKLTQRAIAKECAEWMRRKAQFRSNRTKAPMQQFACVSGGGASRKLAEQAGDVNATDAVYMPLHGFTAVDLGYQKGDAVSNFVNKGEEASFTQTFIGLFDQIWDDSERIEEVTDRLCAHIASIYQENAPERIYFQMLYNIFNEFLEDVSGDTLPNDMTGYLDTLVWKKLFNFQHDAATGIINKLETFNGCILADSVGLGKTFTALAVIKYYELRNRSVLVLCPKKLSDNWLTFNRNVKTNLFARDRFNYDVLCHTDLGRTRGESFGTRLDQVNWGNYDLVVIDESHNFRNAEAFAEKETRYEKLMNAVIRAGVQTKVLMLSATPVNNRFNDLKNQLALAYEGDTDAINRKLDTSRDIGEIFRRAQQAFNAWTKLPADQRTSDAILKSLDFDFFKLLDSVTIARSRRHIQTFYDTAEVGTFPTRLPPQSYRCPLTHRGDVPNLNEIYNSLSSLSLAVYAPVAYIHPSRLAFYAAQYDVDTPTGNKFRQIDRERSLQNLMTVNLLKRLESSIEAFRITLSKLQRNHRGLLAKIDEFQRTGKSMQVADAGARYGIGEYDEDEVLDPDAVTTGKVQIRLEDMDLPSWQADLQHDLDVIDKLLREMQKVTPKEDAKLQHLLGYLKEKFASPINPGNRKVLIFTAFADTSEYLYEHVAPAVAAYADAAAGTIDHSGGHTATVSGTFPARSTIVDDGGRPRRYDFQSILTLFSPRAKEKSLIMPDESAEIDVLIGTDCISEGQNLQDCDCVINYDIHWNPVRIIQRFGRVDRIGSPNSCIQLVNYWPDITLDDYINLKERVENRMVIADMTATGDDNVLLDGNAENSEVAYRKEQLRRLQDEVIEMEDVKTGVSITDLGLNDFRMDLLAYVKEKGDLANVPNGMHSVVPADPSRGLHPGVIFTLRNRDPSVNVGGHNRLHPYYVVYVARDGSVVIDHTEVKRLLDLIRSACKGRSEHVEEVCKPFNDATDDGRDMKVYSDLLDIAIGSIIDRKAESDVDSLFSGGPTSALEGDIKGLDDFELIAFLVIFE
- a CDS encoding four helix bundle protein, with translation MTDVDIDRRTYAFACRVVKLCREMDRDPGISRTLANQLLRSGTSVGANVEEAQAGQSKNDFIAKMYIACKEARETHYWLRLLADTATVTPERLTDLTEESRQLVAILTSIVKKARG